The genomic segment TGTCGGTGCGCATCTTGATCACCTTGCCGGTCACCGAGACGACGGCGCCGTCCTGCGCCATCCGCAACACGCGTTCGGCAATTTCATTGGGGTCGTGCAGCACCGCGCCGGGCTTCTTGCGCGATACCAGATTGCCGTCGTCCTCATAGGCGCGATCGGCAAACACCTCGTGCGCGAGCGGCAGGCCGGCGGCTTCGCCCGCCAGCATCAGCTTGGAGTTCGCCAGCACGACGAACACCAGCGATGGATCGACCGCCTTGATCGCCGAGGCGATCGCACGTGCGGTCATGTCGTCTTCGCAGGCGACGTTGGACAGCGCGCCGTGTGCCTTGACGTGGGTGACCTTGTGGCCGGCGAGGGCCGCGACCGCCTGCAGCGCACCGATCTGATAGGCGACGAGGTTTTCGATCTCGGCTGAAGTGATCCCCGGCACCGGGCGGCGGCCAAAGCCATGCAGGTCGCGGAAGCCCGGATGCGCACCGATCGCGACGCCGTTCTGCTTCGCCAGCTTCACGGTCGCATGCATGATGTCCGGATCGCCGGCGTGGAAGCCGCAGGCGATGTTGACGCTGGTGGCGATCTGCATCATCGCCGCATCGTCACCCATCTGCCAGACACCAAAGCCTTCGCCCAGGTCGCAATTCAGATCGATCTTCATGTCGATTGGTCCCGTCGTCGGATTCGATTACTCCGCCGCCAGCGCGTCGATTGCCGTGCCGGCAACGTTGGCGGAGAGCAGCGCGTCGAGGTCGATGATTGCGTGCTGCGCATCGCGCAGCAGGTCAGGCAGCGAGCGGATCAGCTTGGCCATCGTGCGATAAGCGTCCTGAGCCTCTTCGACGCTCACCGCCTGAAAGCGGAACGGCCGGCCGGGCTGACGCTGCGCCAGTCGGCCGAGATCGGCCGAGATCACCGTGGCGATCTTCGGATAGCCGCCGCTGGTGCCGCGATCCGGCATCAACACGATCGGCTGGCCCGACCCCGGCACCTGAATGCTGCCGTCGACGGTGCCGTCCGAGACGATGTTGTGGCCGTGGAGATGCGAGATCTGCGGACCGTCGAGACGATAGCCCATGCGGTCGCTGGTCGCCGAGATCGTCCATTCACCGGTCAGAAAGGTTTCGACCGCGGCACCGAACTCATCGTCCTGCGGACCAAGCACGACGCGGATCGGCGTATCCTGTTGCTCAGGCAGATCGAGGCGTCGTTCGACCGACGGCGCTGCAGACTTGACGGCGATCGCATCGCCGGCCTGCAGCGGCCGCGGGTAGGGACTGCCGAGACCGGCGCGCGCGTTGACCGCAAGACTGCCGAACATCGGCTCGCCGCCGACGCCGCCTTCAATTCCCAGATAGCTGAATACGCCGCCGCGCGCGACGCCGAGGGTGAGGATTTGGCCCTCAGCGAGCGTGAAAGACTCGTTGAATGCGAGTGGCTGTCCATCCAGCGCAGCGGGCCGTTCAGCACCTGTCAGCGCCAGCCGCACCACGCCGTCGCGTACACTCAGTTTCGCGCCGAGCGGACCGAGTTCGATCGCCGCCGCGAACGCGCTGTTGCCGACCAGCACATTGGCGGCGGCAAGTGACAGCCGGTCCATCGCGCCGCTCGGCGGGAGGCCGTAACGCTGTGCGCCGTGGCGCCCGGCGTCCTGCACGGAGGTGGCCGGTCCGACGGCGTCGATTACAAGCTTCGTCATGCGCTCAGCAGTTCCGCGACGACTTCACCATGAGACGCCGCATCGTCTCGTTCGGCGAATTCCTTGGCATCGATCTGCGCGAAGCTGATTGCGTCGCCGGGTTCGAGCAGAAAGATCGGCTCGCGATGCAACTGATAAGTCCGCACCGGCGTGCGGCCGAGCAGGTGCCATCCGCTCGGTCCGGCCAGACATTGGATGCCGGTCTGAATGCCGCCGACCGAAATCGTCCCGGCCGGGGTGTGCAGTCGCGGCGCTTGCCGTCGTGGCATCGCCAAGGCCGGATCGAGGCCGGAAAGATATGACCAGCCCGGTGTGAAGCCGATCATGGCGACGCGATAATCGCCAGCGGCGTGGCGCGCGACCAGCGCGTCCGGCGTGATGTTCAACGCCTGCGCGGCGTCTTCCAGATCGATGCCGTGCTCGCCGCCATAACACACCGGAATCCGCCAGCGCCGTTTGGCGACAGTTTCGCTTTCGTCGGATGTATGTGCGAGCGCTGTGAGCTGATCGGACAGCGCGCCAAAGCCGATCGTCTCCGGATCGTAATGCACTAGAAGCGAACGATAGGTCGGCACGGTTTCGAGGATACCGGCGATCGGGGCTTGCTTCAGCTTGCGATCGAGCGCCAGCACGCGGCGATTGGATTCATCGCTGATATCTCGGCCGAACTCGACGGTGATCGCTGTGTCACCGCTCGGCAGCATCCTGGGAGGTGGGGTGGTCATGCGGCAACGATCTCACAAAGCTACCGGCAGCGATAGCGCCTTTTCCGAGCGGCTGAAAAGCACTTCGCAACTAACGCGAGGCCGATAAGTCGGTGCTCCTAGGAGTGATAAAATGCGATGATCGACATGCGCTGGGATGAGCTGCTGATCGCAGGGTTGCGTCTTGACGCGGCAGGCGCGGCCCGCAAGATGCGCCCACACTCACTGGAGCTCTCTCTTCATGTCACTGCCCCCGGAAGCCATCGACATCCTGTCGCGCGTTTCGACCGCGACCATCACCACGGTGCTGCTGAAGAAGGGGCTCCGCAACGTCTGGATTCGCGGCGCGCGGCCGCTGCGGCCGGGTGCGACGCGGTTGGTCGGCGAGGCGTTCACGCTGCGCTTCGTGCCGGCGCGCGAGGATCTGGCAACGCCCGAGTCCTGGGCCTCGCCGATCTCGACTCGTGCGGCAATCGAGGCGATGCCGGAAGGCTGCATCGCCGTGGTCGACGCGATGGGGATCAAGGACGCCGGCATTTTCGGCGACATCCTGTGCGCCCGCATGGTCAAGCGCGGCATCACGGCGCTGATCACCGACGGCGTCGTCCGCGACCTGGAGGGTGTGCTCGGCACCGGCCTGCCAGTGTGGTGTGACGGCGCGGCTGCGCCGCCTTCGGTGGCCGGCCTGACCTTCGTCGGCTGGGACCAGCCGATCGGCTGCGGCGGCGTCGCGGTGTTCCCGAGGGACATCATCGTCGCCGACCAGGACGGCGCGGTGCTGATCCCGCAGGCGCTGCTCGACCATGTGCTTGCCGAGGGGCCGGAGCAGGAGCGGATGGAAGGCTGGATCGTCGAGGAGGTCAACAACGGCGCCGTGCTGCCCGGCCTGTATCCGATGAACGCCGAAACCAAGGCACGCTACGCCGCGTTCAAGGAGAAGGCCGACAAAACCTAAGGAGCGTTGTCGATGGACATCTTCGCGGCTGGGTCGCGCCCGACCCAGCGGGCGCCCAAGGACTATTTCACTGGCACGGTGTGGCAGGACCCGATCGTCGCCGCACCGGCGCCGGCGAGGCTGGCGGCCACACGGGTGGCGTTCGAGCCGGGCGCGCGCACCGCGTGGCACACCCATCCGCTCGGTCAGACGCTGTATGTCGTGACCGGAGTGGGGCGGATCCAGACCGAAGGCGGCCCGGTGCGGGAGATCCGCGCCGGCGACGTGGTCTGGATTCCGCCGGGCGAGAAACACTGGCACGGTGCCTCGCCGAGCAACGGCATGACCCATATTGCGATGCAGGAGGCGCTGGACGGGAGTTTCGCCACCTGGATGGAGCAGGTCTCCGACGACGATTACGCCGTCGCGCCGTCCGCCTGAGATCCGCGGCCGCAGCGGATCAGAATCCTCAAAACCGCCGGTTTCTCCGCCGATGGGACCCTTTCCCGTCGGGTGGGGACTCGGTATGAAGGGCGCTTCGTTGCAAGGTCGCGGGCGTTGAGGAGAACATGATGGCAGCCAAGACGAAATTTCGGGGGTCGTTTACCGCCTTGGTCACGCCGTTCAAAAATGGCGCCCTCGACGAACAGGCGTTTCGCAGCCTGGTGAACTGGCAGATCGAGCAGGGCACCCACGGTCTGGTGCCGGTCGGAACCACCGGCGAGAGCCCGACGCTGAGCCACGAGGAACACCACAAAGTGGTGGAGTGGTGCATCGCGGAGGCCAAGGGCCGCGTGCCGGTGATCGCCGGCGCTGGTTCCAACTCGACCCGCGAAGCCGTCGAACTCGCACGCCACGCCGAGAAGGCGGGCGCCGATGCGGTGCTGGTGGTGACGCCGTACTACAACAAGCCGACCCAGGAAGGCATGTATCAGCACTTCAAGGCGGTGAACGACGCGATCGGGATTCCGATCATCATCTACAACATTCCGCCGCGCTCGGTCGTCGACATGTCGGTCGACACCATGAGCCGGCTGTACGAGCTCGACAACATCGTCGGCGTGAAGGACGCGACCGCCAATCTCGGCCGGGTGTCGCAGCAGCGCCACGCGATGGGCCCGGACTTCATCCAGCTCTCCGGCGAGGACATGACCGCGCTGGCCTATATGGCGGCCGGCGGTCATGGTTGCATCTCCGTGGTGTCGAACATCGCGCCGAAGCTGTGTTCGGATCTGATGGGCGCGGTGTTCGCGGGCGATTATCCTGGCGCGCTGAAGATCCAGGACCGCTTGGTGCCGCTGCACGACGCGGTGTTCAAGGAGCCGGGCGTCGCCGGTGCCAAGCATGGCCTGACGCTGCTCGGCCGTATTCAGGAAGAGGTCCGGCTGCCGCTGATGACGGTGACCGAACCGATCGGCAAGGCGATCCGTGCGGCGATGGTGCACGCAGGAGTGATCAACTGACAGGGAGCGCATGAACAGCACCGATTCCGTCCGTCACTTCGAGCAGAAGGGCTCGAAGCTTCTCAAGGAATTTCGCGACTTCGCGATGAAGGGCAATGTCGTCGACCTCGCGGTCGGCGTCATCATCGGTGCAGCGTTCGGTGGGATCGTGACCTCGCTGGTCGGCGACGTCATCATGCCGATCATCAGCGCGATCACCGGCGGGCTGGATTTCTCCAACTACTTCACAGCGCTGTCGAAGTCGGTCACGGCCAATACGCTGGCGGAGGCGAAGAAACAGGGTGCGGTGCTCGCCTGGGGCAATTTCCTCACGGTGACGCTGAACTTCCTGATCATCGCGGCGGTGCTGTTCGCGGTGATCCGGTCGCTGAACAAGCTGAAGCAGCAGGCGCAAGAAACCAAGTCGCCGCCGCCGACCCCGACCCGGCAGGAAGAGCTCCTGACCGAGATCAGGGATTTGTTGAAAAAGGGCGCCGGCCCGTCGCCATAGGCGGCGACGAGCACCGCGCCGACAGGAATCGCCACCAATGGCCGAGAAGAACGAACGCGCGATCAAGGTGGTCGCGGAGAATCGCAAGGCGCGGTTCAACTACGCGATCGACGACACTATCGAGGTCGGCATTGCGCTGACCGGCACCGAGGTCAAGTCGATCCGCAACGGCAAGACCACGATCGCGGAGTCCTACGCGGACGCCCGCGGCAGCGAGATCTGGCTGATCAACGCCAATATTCCGGAATATCTGCAGGCCAACCGCTTCAACCACGAGCCGAAGCGGCCGCGTAAGCTGCTGCTGCATCGCAAGCAGATCAACAAGCTGATCGGTGCGGTCGAGCGCGAAGGCATGACGCTGATTCCGCTGAAGCTGTATTTCAACGAGCGCGGCCGCGCCAAGCTGCAGCTCGCCCTCGCCAAGGGCAAGAAGCTGCACGACAAGCGCGAGACCGAAAAGAAGCGCGATTGGAGCCGCGAGAAGGGCCGTCTGCTGCGTTCACGCGGCTGAGCGGCGCGGAGGGAAGGCGCCCATGACGAAGCAGCCGGATCTTCTCAAGGTCGATTGGAGCGCGATTCCTGCGCCTGACGATGATGGCGCTGCCGCGCATCTGCCGGGCTCGGCGGTTCCTCCGGTGGTGCTGCCGGCGACCGATGGAAGCTCGGTGACGCTGTCGTCGCTGCCGGGGCGGACCGTGCTGTTCATCTATCCGCGGACGGGCGTGCCCGGTCAGATCAGTCTGGTCGACGACTGGGACATGATCCCGGGCGCACGCGGCTGCACGCCGCAGACCTGTTCGTTCCGCGATCTGTTCACTGATCTGAAAACCGCAGGCGCGGACGCGGTGTTCGGTCTGTCGACGCAATCGACCGCCTATCAATCCGAGATGGCGACCCGGCTGCATCTGCCGTTCCCGGTGCTGTCCGACGAGAGCCTCGAACTGACGCGCGCACTCAACCTGCCGACGATGCAGGTCGCCAGCATGACGCTGCTCAAGCGCATGGCGCTGATCATCGACGACGGCCGCATCAGCCACGTGTTCTATCCGGTCTTCCCGCCGGATCGGAACGCCGGCGACGTGCTGGAATGGCTCAAGGCCAATTCGCGCTGACCAGATTCATCTTGTCATGGCGAGGAGCGTCGCGACGGAGCAATCCATGCTTGACGTATGGCCTGGATTGCTTCGCTTCGTTCGCAATGACGAGGTCTCAGCCGTTACAGCTTAAGTATCGAGGTCAGTCCGCACCCGCGCAAACACGTCGCGGAACATCTTCGGCGTCAGCACGCCGGTGTTCGTGTTGTAGCGCGAGCAGTGGTAGCTGTCGTAGAGGCGCAGCCGGCCGGCCTCGTGCACGGCGCCATGGCCGAACGGGGCCTGGGCGGCGCGGAGGCCGAGCGCCTTCAGCGTGGAATCGTGAGCGATCCGCCCGAGCAGGACGATCGCACGCAGCTTCGGCATCGCCTCGATCGTGGCGATCAGAAAGCGGCGGCAGGTGTTGATTTCGAGCGGCAATGGCTTGTTCTGCGGCGGCACGCAACGCACCGCGTTGCTGATCCGGCAGCCGATCAGTTGCAGCCCGTCGTCGGGCCTTGCCTGATAGTGGCCTTGGGCGAAGCCGTAGTCGATCAGCGTGGCGTAGAGCAGGTCGCCGGCGTAGTCGCCGGTGAACGGCCTGCCGGTGCGGTTGGCGCCTTGCAGGCCCGGCGCAAGGCCGACAATCAGCAGCGAGGCGTCGGCGCCGCCGAAGGAGGGGACGGGCGCGTTGAACCAGCCCGGTTCGCGCGCGCGGGCCTCGCTGCGGAATTCAACGAGTCGTGGGCAGAACGGGCAGTCGCGGTCAGGGTCGGTGAGGGAGGTCGGGACGCGGGGCCCGGAGCCCCGCGTCAACGTCGGCATGGACCTTAGTCTTCGAAGTCGTCAGCCCCGGCGCGCGACGCCAAGGCAGTGGGCCGCTGCAGGAACTGCGGCGCGTGGTGACGCGGTTCGCGGGGCTCGCGCGGTTCCCGCGGCGGCGGGCGGTCGGCGGGATCCCGTCCGATCTTCGATTGCAGCTCCACCAGATCGGTAAAGATGTCGGCCTGCCGACGGAGTTCGTCGGCGATCATCGGCGGCTGGCTGGAGATCGTCGAAATCACGGTGACGCGAACGCCGCGGCGCTGCACGGCTTCGACCAGCGAGCGGAAGTCGCCGTCGCCCGAGAACAGCACCATCTGGTCGATGTGCTCGGCCAGTTCCATGGCATCGACCGCGAGCTCGATGTCCATGTTGCCCTTGACCTTGCGGCGGCCGGAGGCGTCGATGAATTCCTTGGTCGCCTTGGTGACGACGGTGTAGCCGTTGTAGTCCAGCCAGTCGATCAGCGGGCGGATCGACGAGTATTCCTGATCTTCGATGATCGCGGTGTAGTAGAAGGCGCGGACCAAATTGCCGCGGCTTTGAAATTCCTTCAGCAGCCGCTTGTAGTCGATGTCGAAGCCGAGAGTCTTTGCGGTTGCGTAAAGGTTGGCACCGTCGATAAACAGCGCAATTTTGTTACTGGAGGAAGTGGACATCAAGATCTCTCATGTGTCTGTTGTCAGCTTCTTGGCGCAGCGGAAATAGCTGCGCAGCTCAAGTCATTTTTTGCACGAATAGCCGTCGCGCTGGGCAACCGGCACAAACTTCAACCGCACGAAGCATCAGCCGGTATTCTATACTTTTCTTTCTGAAAAGAAGCCTTTTGTTGTCGGACTCGTGTTCGTCCGAGTTGGCCGTTGGATGGCCGTCCCGGAATGCCGGGTGCATTATCAGAGTGGGGCTGATCGGCCAAATGACAAATTGCTGCTTGCGAAAGCCGCCCACGCGCTATAGGTAGCGGTCTAACCCCGATTTTGGTCCTATTGAACGGAGCGAC from the Rhodopseudomonas palustris genome contains:
- a CDS encoding ribonuclease activity regulator RraA, yielding MSLPPEAIDILSRVSTATITTVLLKKGLRNVWIRGARPLRPGATRLVGEAFTLRFVPAREDLATPESWASPISTRAAIEAMPEGCIAVVDAMGIKDAGIFGDILCARMVKRGITALITDGVVRDLEGVLGTGLPVWCDGAAAPPSVAGLTFVGWDQPIGCGGVAVFPRDIIVADQDGAVLIPQALLDHVLAEGPEQERMEGWIVEEVNNGAVLPGLYPMNAETKARYAAFKEKADKT
- a CDS encoding uracil-DNA glycosylase, with product MPTLTRGSGPRVPTSLTDPDRDCPFCPRLVEFRSEARAREPGWFNAPVPSFGGADASLLIVGLAPGLQGANRTGRPFTGDYAGDLLYATLIDYGFAQGHYQARPDDGLQLIGCRISNAVRCVPPQNKPLPLEINTCRRFLIATIEAMPKLRAIVLLGRIAHDSTLKALGLRAAQAPFGHGAVHEAGRLRLYDSYHCSRYNTNTGVLTPKMFRDVFARVRTDLDT
- the smpB gene encoding SsrA-binding protein SmpB; translated protein: MAEKNERAIKVVAENRKARFNYAIDDTIEVGIALTGTEVKSIRNGKTTIAESYADARGSEIWLINANIPEYLQANRFNHEPKRPRKLLLHRKQINKLIGAVEREGMTLIPLKLYFNERGRAKLQLALAKGKKLHDKRETEKKRDWSREKGRLLRSRG
- a CDS encoding biotin-dependent carboxyltransferase family protein: MTKLVIDAVGPATSVQDAGRHGAQRYGLPPSGAMDRLSLAAANVLVGNSAFAAAIELGPLGAKLSVRDGVVRLALTGAERPAALDGQPLAFNESFTLAEGQILTLGVARGGVFSYLGIEGGVGGEPMFGSLAVNARAGLGSPYPRPLQAGDAIAVKSAAPSVERRLDLPEQQDTPIRVVLGPQDDEFGAAVETFLTGEWTISATSDRMGYRLDGPQISHLHGHNIVSDGTVDGSIQVPGSGQPIVLMPDRGTSGGYPKIATVISADLGRLAQRQPGRPFRFQAVSVEEAQDAYRTMAKLIRSLPDLLRDAQHAIIDLDALLSANVAGTAIDALAAE
- the mscL gene encoding large conductance mechanosensitive channel protein MscL; this translates as MNSTDSVRHFEQKGSKLLKEFRDFAMKGNVVDLAVGVIIGAAFGGIVTSLVGDVIMPIISAITGGLDFSNYFTALSKSVTANTLAEAKKQGAVLAWGNFLTVTLNFLIIAAVLFAVIRSLNKLKQQAQETKSPPPTPTRQEELLTEIRDLLKKGAGPSP
- the dapA gene encoding 4-hydroxy-tetrahydrodipicolinate synthase yields the protein MAAKTKFRGSFTALVTPFKNGALDEQAFRSLVNWQIEQGTHGLVPVGTTGESPTLSHEEHHKVVEWCIAEAKGRVPVIAGAGSNSTREAVELARHAEKAGADAVLVVTPYYNKPTQEGMYQHFKAVNDAIGIPIIIYNIPPRSVVDMSVDTMSRLYELDNIVGVKDATANLGRVSQQRHAMGPDFIQLSGEDMTALAYMAAGGHGCISVVSNIAPKLCSDLMGAVFAGDYPGALKIQDRLVPLHDAVFKEPGVAGAKHGLTLLGRIQEEVRLPLMTVTEPIGKAIRAAMVHAGVIN
- the pxpB gene encoding 5-oxoprolinase subunit PxpB, with product MTTPPPRMLPSGDTAITVEFGRDISDESNRRVLALDRKLKQAPIAGILETVPTYRSLLVHYDPETIGFGALSDQLTALAHTSDESETVAKRRWRIPVCYGGEHGIDLEDAAQALNITPDALVARHAAGDYRVAMIGFTPGWSYLSGLDPALAMPRRQAPRLHTPAGTISVGGIQTGIQCLAGPSGWHLLGRTPVRTYQLHREPIFLLEPGDAISFAQIDAKEFAERDDAASHGEVVAELLSA
- a CDS encoding NYN domain-containing protein, yielding MSTSSSNKIALFIDGANLYATAKTLGFDIDYKRLLKEFQSRGNLVRAFYYTAIIEDQEYSSIRPLIDWLDYNGYTVVTKATKEFIDASGRRKVKGNMDIELAVDAMELAEHIDQMVLFSGDGDFRSLVEAVQRRGVRVTVISTISSQPPMIADELRRQADIFTDLVELQSKIGRDPADRPPPREPREPREPRHHAPQFLQRPTALASRAGADDFED
- a CDS encoding (R)-mandelonitrile lyase, translating into MDIFAAGSRPTQRAPKDYFTGTVWQDPIVAAPAPARLAATRVAFEPGARTAWHTHPLGQTLYVVTGVGRIQTEGGPVREIRAGDVVWIPPGEKHWHGASPSNGMTHIAMQEALDGSFATWMEQVSDDDYAVAPSA
- a CDS encoding peroxiredoxin, with protein sequence MTKQPDLLKVDWSAIPAPDDDGAAAHLPGSAVPPVVLPATDGSSVTLSSLPGRTVLFIYPRTGVPGQISLVDDWDMIPGARGCTPQTCSFRDLFTDLKTAGADAVFGLSTQSTAYQSEMATRLHLPFPVLSDESLELTRALNLPTMQVASMTLLKRMALIIDDGRISHVFYPVFPPDRNAGDVLEWLKANSR
- a CDS encoding LamB/YcsF family protein; protein product: MKIDLNCDLGEGFGVWQMGDDAAMMQIATSVNIACGFHAGDPDIMHATVKLAKQNGVAIGAHPGFRDLHGFGRRPVPGITSAEIENLVAYQIGALQAVAALAGHKVTHVKAHGALSNVACEDDMTARAIASAIKAVDPSLVFVVLANSKLMLAGEAAGLPLAHEVFADRAYEDDGNLVSRKKPGAVLHDPNEIAERVLRMAQDGAVVSVTGKVIKMRTDTVCIHGDTKGAVEIARGVRRKLEASGITVAPFAGT